The Harpia harpyja isolate bHarHar1 chromosome 13, bHarHar1 primary haplotype, whole genome shotgun sequence genome contains a region encoding:
- the RPS6KC1 gene encoding ribosomal protein S6 kinase delta-1 isoform X9, which translates to MSSSTKIYLEQPTPSPKEIGSSTDSRESYGESMLKVVPLKSSLTPSSQDDSSNQEDGQESSKWMDSGSSSEEECTTSYLTLCNEYGQEKIDSGSLNEEPVVKLENEGLNTKERSCLQKCSDVGSDSFTSQIASQERKLFIDDAELEIASPTRILDSLTKSKNSPMELFRVDSKGSTSELLGLDFGEKLYNLKSEPLKPLFSVPDDDRSLDALENKMGVRAHDTISRGSNDSVPVISFKDAAFDDVNSVDEGRPDLLINLPGMSDETEEAAVSRPTKFTKTDRDMLEVKLLETPDVLQLNNSAEPCKAFDQEPNYVAPEVGDPSCKEANGQSGVTQGALGTLFTSDQEVGSSEDRALFQGLGACSLNVTSKEESLFVSNLLSGAQDVSLDEDMLRNEAVLLFSDQTEDFQKERTDPALLPAAESKETAPKREDKIVVAGEKEIHQIFQDLDERLAITSRFYIPEDCIQRWAAEMVVALDALHREGIVCRDLNPNNILLNDRGHIQLTYFSRWREVEDSCDNDAIERMYCAPEVGAILEETEACDWWSLGAILFELLTGKTLVECHPSGINTHTSLSIPDHISKEARSLIQQLLQFNPAERLGAGVAGVEDIKSHPFFALIEWADLLR; encoded by the exons ATGTCTAGTTCAACTAAAATTTACCTGGAGCAGCCAACACCAAGTCCTAAAGAAATCGGTAGCAGCACTGATTCCAGAGAAAGCTATGGGGAGAGCATGCTGAAAGTGGTCCCTCTGAAGAGCAGCCTAACGCCAAGCTCTCAGGATGACAGCAGCAACCAGGAAGATGGCCAAGAGAGTTCGAAGTGGATGGACTCAGGATCCAGCTCAGAAGAAGAGTGCACTACTAGTTATTTAACATTATGCAATGAATACGGGCAAGAAAAAATTGATTCTGGCTCTCTAAATGAGGAACCGGTGGTTAAACTGGAGAACGAAGGTCTAAATACCAAAGAGAGAAGTTGCTTACAGAAATGCAGTGACGTTGGCAGTGATAGCTTCACCTCTCAGATTGCATCTCAGGAACGAAAGCTTTTCATTGATGATGCTGAGTTGGAAATAGCTAGCCCTACTAGGATATTGGACTCATTAACTAAATCAAAGAACAGCCCCATGGAACTCTTCAGGGTAGACAGCAAAGGCAGCACTAGTGAGCTCCTGGGGCTTGATTTTGGAGAAAAATTGTATAACCTGAAATCGGAACCTTTGAAGCCATTGTTTTCTGTCCCAGATGATGACAGAAGCTTGGATGCCCTAGAGAACAAAATGGGTGTGAGAGCTCATGACACCATAAGCAGGGGTTCAAACGACTCTGTGCCAGTTATCTCCTTTAAGGATGCTGCTTTTGATGATGTAAATAGCGTTGATGAAGGAAGGCCTGATCTCCTCATAAACTTACCCGGTATGTCTGATGAAacagaagaggcagcagtgtCAAGGCCAACAAAGTTTACAAAAACTGATAGGGACATGTTGGAAGTAAAGTTATTAGAAACACCTGATGTCTTACAATTAAATAATTCTGCAGAGCCGTGCAAAGCATTCGATCAAGAGCCAAATTATGTGGCACCAGAAGTGGGTGACCCTTCCTGCAAGGAAGCAAATGGACAAAGTGGTGTCACTCAGGGAGCTCTTGGGACCCTCTTTACATCTGACCAAGAGGTAGGTAGTTCAGAAGACAGGGCTCTGTTTCAAGGGCTTGGAGCCTGCTCCTTAAATGTGACAAGCAAAGAAGAAAGTTTATTTGTTTCCAACCTGCTCTCAGGTGCCCAAGATGTTAGCTTGGATGAAGACATGTTAAGAAATGAAGCAGTGTTGCTGTTTTCCGATCAAACTGAAGACtttcagaaagagagaacagaCCCGGCTTTGTTACCAGCAGCTGAAAGTAAAGAGACAGCACCAAAGAGGGAAGACAAAATAGTGGTAGCAGGGGAGAAGGAAATACATCAAATTTTTCAGGACCTCGACGAAAGATTAGCGATAACCTCCAGGTTTTATATCCCAGAGGATTGCATTCAAAGATGGGCAGCTGAAATGGTTGTAGCCCTTGATGCTTTACATAGAGAAGGAATTGTGTGCCGCGATTTGAACCCAAACAACATCTTATTGAATGATAGAG GACACATTCAGCTAACGTATTttagcaggtggagggaggttgAAGATTCCTGTGACAACGATGCCATAGAGAGAATGTACTGTGCCCCAG AGGTTGGCGCTATCCTAGAAGAGACAGAAGCCTGTGACTGGTGGAGCCTGGGTGCCATTCTTTTTGAACTCCTCACTGGAAAG actctGGTTGAGTGCCATCCATCAGGAATAAACACTCATACTTCTTTGAGTATACCAGACCACATATCAAAGGAGGCCAGATCACTGATTCAGCAG CTTTTGCAGTTTAATCCTGCGGAGCGTCTTGGTGCTGGCGTTGCTGGTGTTGAAGACATCAAATCTCATCCATTTTTTGCCCTTATAGAATGGGCAGATCTGCTGAGATGA